Below is a genomic region from Irregularibacter muris.
TTAAGTGGCTTATCCCGGTCTATGTTGACCCAGAGGGACTTTTCAGTTACAGAGCCTTTTTTTGATACCTATGAAAGACATCCCCATGCCATTAAGCTAGTATTTCATTGGCTTCAAATGATTTTCATAAAAATTTTTGGATATCACATATTTTTCCTTCGGCTATTATCCTTACTCTTTTCCCTAGCAAGTCTTTATGTATTTTTTTTATTGGGGGAGAAGATATTTTCATCTTCTAAAATAGCCCTTTTTATAACCATAATTTTGTCTTTAGACCTTCAATATATTTATGCCTCCCATTTTGCTCGACAGGAAGTTATGATTTTATTTATTATGATGTTCTCTTTATATATCCTGTTGAGGAAGGAAGGGCAGCATACATATACAATAGATTTAATCATTGGGACTACTCTAGGCCTTGGGATTGGCATCCACCCCAATAGCTTTATCGCCGCCTTAGCTATTGGCTCCTTTTATTTAGTCCTACTTTGGAAGGGAAAAATCCGATGGAAGAATTTACTACTACTTATTCTTGTGGTGGCTCTATTTGCTTCTTTATTTATTGTCTTAAGTTTTTCTATGGATAAAAGTTTTCTAGGTCATTATCAGGAAAGTGGACAAAAGTTTGGTGTCCATAAAAGCATTTCAGAAAAATTGTTGAACATAGGGCGTTTTTATAAAAATATTTATTTAGGCAAGAGTGTGACCTATTATATGCCCCATGTAAAATTTCAACTGATTTTATTTGCTCTCTGTTTTATCTTGACCCTTGCATGGTTGATGAAAAAGAAGAATCATAGGGATTTCCACATAAAAGGAATTACTTTGGTATTACTCTTTATTCATCTAGGCATGGTCATCATTGGGCGATATAATGTTACCAGTATTTTATTCATCTTTCCCTTTATCTACTTATTAGTCGCCCATGTTTTTATTCATATTACTCGACATACATCTAAACTTTTTCTATTACTTATGATCATCACCCTGGCAGGTACCAGCCTGCACATTCCTAGATATTCCAGTACCTATGATCAATACATAAATAGTATTGCGCCTTATGTTCCTAGGGAGGAGAAGGTATTATCTAATCTAAATACCCAATATTATTTTAGAGGGGATAATTTATT
It encodes:
- a CDS encoding ArnT family glycosyltransferase, with product MLTQRDFSVTEPFFDTYERHPHAIKLVFHWLQMIFIKIFGYHIFFLRLLSLLFSLASLYVFFLLGEKIFSSSKIALFITIILSLDLQYIYASHFARQEVMILFIMMFSLYILLRKEGQHTYTIDLIIGTTLGLGIGIHPNSFIAALAIGSFYLVLLWKGKIRWKNLLLLILVVALFASLFIVLSFSMDKSFLGHYQESGQKFGVHKSISEKLLNIGRFYKNIYLGKSVTYYMPHVKFQLILFALCFILTLAWLMKKKNHRDFHIKGITLVLLFIHLGMVIIGRYNVTSILFIFPFIYLLVAHVFIHITRHTSKLFLLLMIITLAGTSLHIPRYSSTYDQYINSIAPYVPREEKVLSNLNTQYYFRGDNLFDYRNLQFMKEQGISFEDYIASRKIKYILYYDEIDYIYEKNPIYNGVYGDVSSYYQDMQDFLHKKCQRVHSFTNSTYGTNISRLIDKKPWGISIFKVVGK